In Amaranthus tricolor cultivar Red isolate AtriRed21 chromosome 3, ASM2621246v1, whole genome shotgun sequence, a single window of DNA contains:
- the LOC130808386 gene encoding uncharacterized protein LOC130808386, translated as MVDLSEGGDDFERYREYSLDYSKLKERAKGEMRARAVGLRMFDSNTYPISPRRSSVGKDDGAIGATSTTNVVATDHSSDRRAFCPTFSQLYHSLNSEATSCYQRTGNSLKITLLKRDMEIVLQHHLQKIIQIKEKPTPTKGQSVESSLSQWFSNPNVLAEVDLIVTKMMKVSKAVTKIEIPSFSLGILGLNSSPKVGSVKRVGKKAKH; from the exons ATGGTAGACTTGTCTGAGGGGGGAGATGATTTTGAAAGATATAGAGAATATTCCTTA GATTATTCCAAGTTGAAAGAAAGGGCAAAGGGTGAGATGAGAGCCAGGGCGGTAGGTTTACGGATGTTTGATTCTAACACCTATCCTATAAGCCCAAGGAGAAGTAGTGTGGGTAAAGATGATGGTGCTATTGGGGCTACTAGTACTACTAATGTTGTTGCTACTGATCATTCTTCTGACCGACGAGCTTTCTGCCCTACATTCAG TCAACTATATCATTCATTAAATTCGGAAGCTACTTCATGTTATCAACGGACGGG GAACTCCCTAAAGATTACGCTCTTGAAACGAGATATGGAGATTGTATTGCAACATCACTTGCAAAAGATcatacaaatcaaagaaaaaccaACTCCAACTAAAGGACAATCTGTTGAGTCTTCTTTGTCCCAATGGTTTTCTAATCCTAATGTTTTAGCAGAGGTGGATCTGATTGTTACTAAGATGATGAAGGTGAGCAAAGCTGTTACGAAGATTGAAATTCCTTCATTCAGTCTTGGGATTCTAGGATTAAATTCATCACCTAAAGTTGGAAGTGTGAAGAGAGTTGGAAAGAAGGCCAAACATTAG